A window of Hordeum vulgare subsp. vulgare chromosome 5H, MorexV3_pseudomolecules_assembly, whole genome shotgun sequence genomic DNA:
CACGAGTTCCCAAAGCAAACAGGCGATGCTCGCACTTGAGCGGAGAATTGTTTTACCAATCCAGCGATAGTGAATTCAGATCCATAGAGAGTCTACTACGCACACAACCTACACAAGGCCATTCAGTTCAAAATGGTTTTCAGGCTTTCAACACCGCCTTGTGGATCATCGTCTCCTTGTGTATTTGGTGGCAGCTCTTCTCCACCaggtccaggagcttctccaggtTCGATGCCCATGAGTTGAGCCCCCCATTGCTGTCCTGGGCTGTCCGGAAGGACACGATCCCCATTGGTCTATCGATCTTTGCAATCAGGGCCTTTGAGTTCACCATGTCTGAGATATGATTCTCTGCCTCCTATACAAGGACAACTTGGAACAAGTTATTAGATACTGCATACACCATATATACCTTAACAGAGGATTAATGAAAACAAGATGTTGTTCTGCTATCTTAAGGTAGGTAATGCAGACCTGCAAGCTCAGGCAAAGAAGATCCGCCAGCCTCTTCAGAGAAATCCTCGAATAGTACTTCGAAACAACCAAGATATTCTAGACAGACCATGAACCCGACAATCAATTGACAAGCAACAAGAAAGGACAACTAAATAAGCATATAGTGAAAGCCAAGAAAGCAATACATGTTCAATGATCCTCAGCTTCAAATCCTCCGTAGCTTTCGTGCCTAAAGCTCCTCCAAGGAGATTCTTCTCGTTCTCATATTCATCCTTGAAGAATTCCCACAATTTTGTCCACTGGATCACCTCCATGGTAACAACTTGCTTCAGTAGTAATCTGTTTCCACACAAACATAAGTGAGAATTAAGTAAAGTCCATCTCGCGATAAAGCAGAATTTTTTAACCTAAAAGGCACGCAATGGTACCTGAAATTTGGGATCTCAGACAGATTTTTATCCTCACACGAGCCCATCCAAAACAGAGGAATGCCCAGCCGAATCGGCACAAAGCCAAATATCATCACTTACCTTCCAGCCGGGTGGTAGAGCGAGGTTTGATCCTGCAACGGCGCATGCGAGGACCCCAGACCGAAgctaggagaaggaggacgacagCTGCTGGGTGAACATGGACATCATCCGCACGGGGCGTGGTCAGGCCTGAGGAGGTGGCAGAGGATCACGGGGAGGACCTTGGCGGCGTAGCGAGAtgacgccgcggaggaggaggtagACCTTGATGGTGGGGAACTGAGATGATTCCTCTTAGGGAAAGGTAGACCTTGGTGGCTGTGGACCTCGGCACGATCTGCTATCTCGGGTCGATGGAGGACCTCCACACGATCTACTCTGTAGCGCGCTACCCATGGAAACGTAGTCGTGATGTGGAGAGGAGCGATCGGAGGAGACCTCGGGGAGGGGATCGTAATCCCCATGTTGAAGAGGAATAGGGATGGCGGGGAGGGGGCGACGGCATGTCCAGGTTCGCGATTGGCGAGCGAGAGAATGAAAGGTCGATGAGGTCAACCATCCGCGTCGACTCACCTCTCCTCTCTCACGGTGATGGATCGGTCGGCCTCTTCCCCTAGCGCTGGTGGACGTGATTGAGTTAACTAATTGGGCCGAAAATAGGCCCGGGTAACCAGAGGGCTTCGATTTTTCCTTCAGAGTAGCAGTCCTTTAGGACAGTCGGCCCACGAATCCATCTGACGGCTGAAATCGTTTAAATCACGTGAATGGACGGTCAGGAATGCCCAAGTCGTAAGAGGGCTGGGATTTggctcagttttactgtcctaaataggattggaaagtggagcccttctcttccttcccacctcccctttttttctttctttggttttcttcttatggcgccaaggccctcttgggctgtcccaccagcccactaagagatggtgcgccacccctagtgacattgggcttcccccgggtgggttgtccCCTTCCCGGTGaatttccggaacccattcgtcactcccggtacattcccgctaatgcccgaaaaccttccggtaaccaaatgaagccatcctacatatcaatctttgtttccggaccattccggaaaccctcgtgacgtccgtgatctcatccgggactccgaacaacattcagtaaccacacatataactcaactataataaaacatcatcgaaccttaagtgtgcagaccctgcgggttcgagaactatgtagacatgcaccgaggtactcctcggtgaatatccaatagcgggacctggatgcccatattggatcctacatattctccgaagatcttatcggttgtacctgagtgtcaaggattcatataatcccgtatggcattccctttgtccttcggtatgttacgtgcccatgatttgatcgtcggtatccgcatacctattttaatctcgttaccggcaagtctctttactcgttccgtaatacaagatcacgtgacttacacttagtcacattgcttgcaaggcttgtgtgtgatgttgtattaccgagtgggcccgagatacctctccgtctcacggagtgacaaatcctagttttgatccatactaactcagcggacaccttcggagatacctatagagcacctttatagtcacccagttatattGCGAcggttgatgcacacaaggtattcctccggtgcgagtgagttatatgatctcatggtcataggaataaatacttgacacgcacaaaacaatagcaataaaatgacacgatcaatatgctacgtatataatttgggtcttgtccatcacatgattctcctaatgatttgatcccgttatcaagtgacaacacttgcctatggccaggaaaccttgaccatctttgatcaacgaactagtcaactagaggctcactacggacagtgtgttgtctatgtatccacacatgtatttgagtttccaatcaataaattctaacatggataataaacgattattatgaacaaggaaatataataataactaatttattattgcctctaggcatatttccaacaaaaccaacttgatcacgagctctatcataacagtcaggaaacaacctggtaatacttctcagaagatattcagaaaatcacgaaccaccgatatgttaatAAGCTcaagaacaatctcgcttttcagggcaagatgatatgatcaaagagcgaaggattgacacaatcccaACCCATTGAtcaaaaagtgcaccatgaaacatggactaggtagcacgatcaatcttaggatgacgattcaatcaccatcaccataagagtgaatttattgtccattaactactaagcaatggcattgctaggagtattgatttcacacatcatggttcacttgttgaTATTCTGGGTACAACCAACAtggaaaccgagggatgaataatgatgtcgagaagtatcactacatgaGGAGCTCTTAAggtatggtgcaattctcacgacattcttgacaaaagagggtaatactccaaggtagaaaagagcaaaagctggattggcattttgatctgcgtattacaactactttgacccaatccaagaaatgaatGAGGTATTACGAAgccaaatattccaaatatcttctGGGGCATGTGATTTCTGGAAAGGGCATTgcagtcaatcccgagagagttcaagccatccTTCACTGGACTCCACCTGAAatagttaagcaagttaggagtttccttggtttAGCAAGTTATTGCCGCCGTTTCGTAGAGAATTTTTCCAGAGTTGCCAAGCCTCTGACGGAACTTCTCAAGAAGGATAAGAAGTTTGAGTGGAGGCCAcaatgtgagcatagtttccaggaactgaaaagacgtctCACATTAGCTCCCGTTCTTGTGCCACCTGATTTCTCCAAAGACTTTGtcatctattgcgatgcctcaagacAAGGATTGGGATGTGTTCTTATGCAAGATCGACAGGTGATCGCCTATGCATCCCGACAATCGCATCCACATGAAGAAAAATTATCAAACGCATGATTTGGAGCTTgcagcagtagtccatgcactgaagacatggcgacattaccttcttggtaatcgttgcgagatttacaccgatcatcaaagtctgaagtatatcttcactcagccagaTCTAAATCTCAGGCAAATATGATGGTTAGAGTTGattacggattacgacttaggaatttctTACACCCTAGGCAAGGCAAATGTCATGGATGCGTTAAGTTGTAAGTCCTATTGCAACAATCTTATGATgtgacaaggtcaaccacttcttcatgaggaattgtgcaagcttaatcttcacattgttccatgCGGatccctttctaccttggtggcaaAACCTACCCTGGAGGATTAGATTATAGCTAGCCAGTAGTATGATGCGGGTATTACCCGGATCAAGGAAAATATTGCAAAGGGAGTTGTTGGTAGTTTATCCATGGATGATAGAGGTGCAGTATATTTTGGAAACCGTTTGGTAGTTCGAAAGAAGCAACAACTTCGAGAGTTGATTCTCAAAGAGGCCCAGGAATCTCCTCTCACAATCCACCCCGGCagcactaagatgtatcaggatctacgCCAAAGTTTTTGGTGGACaagaatgaagagagaaattgctgaattCATTGCTAACTTTGACGTTTGTTGTCGTGTCAAGGCggagcatcaaaggcctgctggcacccttcagcctttagctattcctgagtggaaatgggataaagttgaaatggacttcatcaccggatttcccgggagcaagaaaggaaataatgatatcTTTGTGGT
This region includes:
- the LOC123396533 gene encoding 26S proteasome non-ATPase regulatory subunit 12 homolog A-like codes for the protein MIFGFVPIRLGIPLFWMGSCEDKNLSEIPNFRLLLKQVVTMEVIQWTKLWEFFKDEYENEKNLLGGALGTKATEDLKLRIIEHNILVVSKYYSRISLKRLADLLCLSLQEAENHISDMVNSKALIAKIDRPMGIVSFRTAQDSNGGLNSWASNLEKLLDLVEKSCHQIHKETMIHKAVLKA